One Micromonospora sp. FIMYZ51 genomic window carries:
- a CDS encoding IucA/IucC family siderophore biosynthesis protein — protein sequence MSIRDLVSHLRPQTWEQANRRLVCKALAEFAHERLLTPEPDAPAADPDPAGRRWYTVTGDCPQVRYRFTARVRTLEHWDIDPASITRHRGDESLPVDAVDLCLDLREALGLSDRIMPVYLEEISSTLAGIAYKLDRPLPSAAKLIDADFQVIETSMTEGHPCFVANNGRLGFGVDEYHRYAPEAARPVRLVWVAAHRDHSTFSCAADLDYDRLVRAELSEATRAAFAATMAGYGLDLADYHLIPVHPWQWSHKLAVTFAGELARRRLVCLGEGPDEYLAQQSIRTFFNVSQPARHYVKTALSVLNMGFMRGLSAAYMAATPAINDWLADLIGADEVFRHTGLTIIRERAAVGYRHRQYEAATDRYSPYRKMLAALWRESPVPGLAPGERLATMASLLHVDADGRCVAAELIAASGLAPAQWLRRYLNAYLTPLLHAFYAYDLAFMPHGENVILVLRDHAVERVIFKDIAEEIVVMSAEVSLPPAVERIRAEVPEDMKLLSIFTDVFDCFFRFLGALLADQGVADEETFWRAVADCATEYADRVPHLADRLARYDLFAPEFALSCLNRLQLRDNQQMVDLADPSAALQLVGALTNPIARHTPS from the coding sequence GTGAGCATCCGCGATCTGGTCAGTCACCTGCGTCCGCAGACCTGGGAACAGGCCAACCGGCGGCTGGTGTGCAAGGCCCTGGCCGAGTTCGCCCACGAGCGGCTGCTCACCCCCGAACCGGACGCCCCGGCGGCCGACCCCGATCCCGCCGGCCGGCGGTGGTACACCGTCACCGGTGACTGCCCGCAGGTGCGGTACCGGTTCACCGCCCGGGTGCGGACCCTGGAGCACTGGGACATCGACCCGGCCAGCATCACCCGCCACCGGGGCGACGAGTCGCTGCCGGTGGACGCCGTCGACCTCTGCCTCGACCTGCGCGAGGCGCTCGGCCTCAGCGACCGGATCATGCCGGTGTACCTGGAGGAGATCAGCTCCACCCTGGCCGGCATCGCGTACAAGCTGGACCGTCCGCTGCCGAGCGCGGCGAAGCTGATCGACGCCGATTTCCAGGTCATCGAGACCTCGATGACCGAGGGGCATCCCTGTTTCGTGGCCAACAACGGCCGGCTCGGCTTCGGCGTCGACGAGTACCACAGGTACGCCCCGGAGGCGGCCCGGCCGGTGCGGCTGGTCTGGGTGGCCGCGCACCGCGACCACTCGACCTTCAGTTGCGCCGCCGACCTGGACTACGACCGGCTGGTCCGCGCCGAACTGAGCGAGGCCACCCGCGCCGCCTTCGCCGCCACGATGGCCGGGTACGGCCTGGACCTGGCCGACTACCACCTCATCCCGGTGCACCCCTGGCAGTGGTCGCACAAGCTGGCCGTCACCTTCGCCGGTGAGCTGGCCCGCCGCCGGCTGGTCTGCCTCGGCGAGGGGCCCGACGAGTACCTCGCCCAGCAGTCCATCCGCACCTTCTTCAACGTCAGCCAGCCGGCGCGGCACTACGTCAAGACCGCGCTCTCCGTGCTGAACATGGGCTTCATGCGGGGGCTCTCCGCGGCGTACATGGCGGCCACCCCGGCCATCAACGACTGGTTGGCCGACCTGATCGGCGCCGACGAGGTGTTCCGGCACACCGGCCTGACGATCATCCGGGAGCGGGCCGCCGTCGGCTACCGGCACCGGCAGTACGAGGCCGCCACCGACCGCTACTCGCCGTACCGCAAGATGCTTGCCGCGCTCTGGCGGGAGAGCCCGGTGCCCGGCCTGGCTCCCGGCGAACGGCTGGCCACCATGGCGTCGCTGCTGCACGTGGACGCCGACGGCCGCTGCGTCGCCGCCGAGTTGATCGCGGCCTCCGGGCTGGCGCCGGCGCAGTGGCTGCGCCGCTACCTGAACGCCTACCTCACCCCGCTGCTGCACGCCTTCTACGCCTACGACCTGGCGTTCATGCCGCACGGTGAGAACGTCATCCTGGTGCTGCGCGACCACGCCGTCGAGCGAGTGATCTTCAAGGACATCGCCGAGGAGATCGTGGTGATGAGCGCCGAGGTGTCCCTGCCGCCGGCGGTCGAGCGGATCCGGGCCGAGGTGCCGGAGGACATGAAGCTGCTCTCCATCTTCACCGACGTCTTCGACTGCTTCTTCCGGTTCCTCGGCGCGCTCCTGGCCGACCAGGGCGTGGCCGACGAGGAGACCTTCTGGCGTGCGGTGGCCGACTGCGCCACCGAGTACGCCGACCGGGTGCCCCACCTGGCCGACCGGCTGGCCCGCTACGACCTGTTCGCCCCCGAGTTCGCGCTCTCCTGCCTCAACCGGCTGCAACTGCGCGACAACCAGCAGATGGTCGACCTGGCCGACCCGTCCGCCGCGCTGCAACTCGTCGGCGCGCTGACCAACCCGATCGCCCGTCACACGCCGTCCTGA